cgcacagttgacatgtctgtctaaacattctttggaccgacaatacagtttacagctaggacacctcagctgcacacccatgttgtcagagcatgttgcgctcaagcagagacggcaacgatacctgcaagaatggtcgtgactgtacaccgtgtggcaaaactcacagtaattttttgctccgaacaactttttcacatccagaaccccatagtaatgttcattgtgcaacaggatgaaataagtcttagggtacacggggccccccgttttaaaaaaaccccagccacctttcaccgcatacagcaccacctgtatgttaactcctaaatgctgttcaaactttgctacatcagtgagcataacctttttttgatctgaccaccccagtttctcgtgcaactttctcgcctctgctaacaattctgcatctgtaggtttatgaccggccatgacagccaagagccctcccgcaaaacatagattggtaccggtgtaagtcaggtctactaaacattgtctctttttatgaataatctgactactaaggatagaatttaaaactcttcgagcgcccccacccctattttttacaactgtcacaacaaggcgcaacgtcccatcgaaatgcaattctctattgctctgaagcagctttgaggtctggttcaagaaatcctcagcggacagctcatccctagttcttctgactgaaaacaaagggttagttaaacgacggctctctaaacgtaactgtacgtaatcatcagggcctaccctaccattaacatcatcaagaactagctgtatccctctgtgtatggcttcaacagcctgttgagctgaatttatttgctcaagatggacaaaacgaaactcctcacaatacaccgaccccccaaatctaggtaattcacgttgccaacttctcactctctccatatacacctctgcattttcagggttacttgggggttcctctacggaaccatcagtggcatcttctacatccgatactaattgagagtcagactctgagacgcctccgtgaggggcattgggagtcgatgggcctccgtctagagagcactctggggaattttctaaaccagagtctgatttcgcctccccattttcagacatgccagtttgagagcctctggtagggggcatctctttttgttttttttccctcattacctctttagccctttttaaaatttttacagcgaccctggcctggaattttttggcagccatctgtttatcccccaagcgccgtccgcccttttgtttacacacgagctgatgtgcacccttgagggtacccctttccacacctagtcatgcctgatcagagccaccctttccagcccccctttcttttaggccccctgaggattcagcgtccatcagttttctgaacaaagcgtcgtattttttccaaatctttttagaatgccgtagttttagactccccgaagatacagcgtccatcagttttctgaatgaagcatcaaactcttcccaaatactagaatatgggggatctttgtcagtccttagttttttattcacaacccctagagtgcctgctctgggtttgtgaatgtgtgtgtttctgcacacattcagagcccctagagtgcctactccgggtttgtgaatgtggacgttttcgctcacagttttctcagggcttggtgcggcggtggccactgaggaactggagttgtgtttgcatggttgcaataccttggcatcgcaggtgttttcaatccttggttttttattcacaatctctagagcgcctgttccgggtttgtgaatgtgggcgttttcgctcacagttttctcagggcttggcgtggcggtggccgctgaggaactggagttgtctttgcatggatgttttttaccagagtgttttgttttgtccttgggtttgacgtaaatgaggtttggactgggctgatgcttcatctgcactcttgtgctgttttgcgttgataaaggtctcaaagcagattcctggttctttggtggttctcggggaggggtccttgtagctcccactacagccttgtcagaagggctgcatatgcctgcttggggcaggaggggggaaaaaaagcattttacaaaaatgtaactttgccagctttctcacccacacctatgtatgtacttaaaatacaaaacctcataaattaaccagactaataagcaaaatatatttacccggcttcatccatccatctgtcactgatacttgtgaatttttcttttcaattgtctctttcctttttcttttgagcatttttacccgctcaagttttgaccgtgctgtaaagcaaacaacattctaataaaacacatgaaactgtctagtaaactttaaaataaaataaaataatatccattagagtgttttttctatttaaaaaagtcatagctttaaaacaaaataatccatttcaggctgtacaacaatcacaggttttgagtttatttctaccactttgaaaacaacccccacaaatattttttttttttaaaatacatctcattttgcaaagtaaaaaccctgctaattggaaacacaccatcaccatcagtttgtagacatatactttttaaaaaccgcctatgttttacacacacacagagtttaaaacactgtttgcaacaaaatacttttcaataaacccacatgcttttaaaaagatccctggttgttctggcccccgccctgccccagccatgtgtgcttggggtctttggggtaagaaaaacaagccaaaatgttagttagtattagctcccaaatccctattcaacctatgtaatacctgaagttattaagcacaactacagttaaaaatggtttttaccttggcctggtgatgaactgcaacttaaagttactggctccatgctaaacagatcacactgcaatacagatatgcaccattatttactaagagagcatggccaaaaaatggcattatataatatatatatattttcagagttaaaaaaaaaaaccagggaacatacctccacttgcagcccagcagcaattcaagagagtttctgttgaaagagacagtctccaagctacctgaggttttgttttttttttttacaccatcctaactcttttgtttcaaaatagttagcaggttgattggatcacccctccctagcattcccttttgtgatcgggggtggggaataagtttttctgcacaattgggctgcttttcttttttaagttcaaatactttttgttccccccaccctgtagggccttcttacagtaaccatttcaagtgaggggccctttgcagatatcaatgaatgtcttggggcttgtttttgtttttaaaaacatgttctttcatgcttaaagtttggtgggacggggggtgatttctagaaaaagtgccccgtggccttcaaccaactcctgggccatatttagactggcctatagcattccaccaactccaggggttatattaaactgcccaatagcatctgcaaactcctgaggttttatttcatttcatattaatcagaactcaccatcctcacccacccacctcccttactatgggtgcacccccatcaaaattaaccctatggcaacaagggtgagtaatcacagtcaccctggctattcagtgggggggggggtggttaaacccgttcagttcaacagaataagtcaactctattgtactcaaccacatgtctgaac
Above is a window of Natator depressus isolate rNatDep1 chromosome 9, rNatDep2.hap1, whole genome shotgun sequence DNA encoding:
- the LOC141993462 gene encoding uncharacterized protein LOC141993462 — translated: MEPVTLSCSSSPGQARSKLERVKMLKRKRKETIEKKNSQVSVTDGWMKPAGICSPSDKAVVGATRTPPREPPKNQESALRPLSTQNSTRVQMKHQPSPNLIYVKPKDKTKHSGKKHPCKDNSSSSAATATPSPEKTVSENAHIHKPGTGALEIVNKKPRIENTCDAKVLQPCKHNSSSSVATAAPSPEKTVSENVHIHKPGVGTLGALNVCRNTHIHKPRAGTLGVVNKKLRTDKDPPYSSIWEEFDASFRKLMDAVSSGSLKLRHSKKIWKKYDALFRKLMDAESSGGLKERGAGKGGSDQA